In Drosophila subpulchrella strain 33 F10 #4 breed RU33 chromosome X, RU_Dsub_v1.1 Primary Assembly, whole genome shotgun sequence, the DNA window AGAGAACCGAGTGCCGAGAGATTTCGCACAGCGATCGGTTCGTTCGGCGTTCGCCGccgaatttaatattaaattgaaCTTGGCCACGGCATTTGTCAGCACTTCTAGTTACGTATTCGATTGGGCAACACGCTCGCGATCGCGTAGAAGTTTCCCCCGCCCCACGACCAAGAATCCCGATCCGCGCTcgcatattattttttttttggataccACCAGtccaatcttttttttttggctgtgCAATCGGTGTGAAAAGTGAAGAAGAAACTATCGAGAATTGAAAGCCCCATGATGGCAAGCAATACGGTTATATTTATGGGCCTATGCCTGATCTATATGGCCACTTGGGATCTGCGAATCTCCGCCCAGGATAGCAACAATGTCCTCTTCGAGACCATTAACTTCCTGAGACGCGGCCAGGCCGACGTGGAGCTGGAAAACTATGACAACAACCTGGTTCTGGACAGCGAGTACGATTTCATAGTGGTTGGAGCCGGAACTGCGGGTTGTGCCCTGGCCGCCCGCCTCTCGGAGAATCCCCTGTGGCGCGTTCTGCTCCTGGAAGCAGGCGGTCCCGAGAGACTCGTCATGGATGTGCCCATAGTGGCGCACTTCCTGCAGCTGGGCGAGATGAACTGGAAGTACCGGACCCAGCCCTCGGATCACGCCTGCCTGGCCATGAACAACAATCGCTGCAATTGGCCGCGTGGCAAGGTGATGGGTGGCAGCTCGGTTCTCAACTACATGATGTACACCAGGGGCAATCGCAGGGATTACGATCGCTGGGAGGCCCTGGGCAATCCCGGCTGGAGCTTTAAGGATGTCCTCCCATACTTCAAGAAGTACGAGGGCAGCAGTGTGCCCGATGCTGAGGAGGATTACGTGGGCCGCAATGGGCCGGTAAAGGTCAGCTATGTGAACTGGCGCTCCAAGATCGCCGAGGCCTTCGTGGAGGCCTCCCAGCAGGACGGCTTGAAGTACAGGGACTACAATGGTCGCATTCAGAACGGCGTGGCCTTCCTGCACACCACCACCCGCAACTCCACCCGCTGGAGCTCCAATCGGGCCTATCTCTATCCGCTGAAGGGAAAGCGCAGCAATCTGCATGTGAAGAAGAACGCCCTGGTGACCAAGGTGCTCATTGATCCGCAAACGAAAACGGCCTATGGCATTATGGTCCAGACCGAAGGACGCATGCAAAAGATCCTGGCCAAAAGGGAGGTGATCGTCTCCGCTGGAGCCATTAATACACCCCAACTACTGATGCTCTCGGGCGTGGGACCAGCCAAACATCTCCGGGAGGTGGGCATCAAGCCTGTGGCCGATCTGGCCGTGGGCTATAACCTACAGGATCATACGGCGCCGGCGGTCACCTTCACCACCAATGCCACCTCGCTGAAGTTCGAGGACTTCTCCGATCCCACGCTCATCAACCGATTCAATAGGATGGAGGGACCTTATGGCTCGCCCGGTGGCTGTGAGGCCATCGCCTTCTGGGATCTGGATCATGAGAGGGACGAGGATGGCTGGCCCGACATTGAGCTCTTCCTGGTGGGCGGCTCCATGTCCTCCAATCCGGCCATCTCGCGTGCCTTCGGCCTCAAGAAGTCCATCTACGACTCACTCTTCGCCGAGATCGAGGACAAGTCGCTGAACGCCTTCATGATCTTCCCCATGATTCTGCGACCCAAGAGTCGCGGTCGCATCATGCTGAAGAGCAGTGATCCCTTCAAGTATCCCCTGATCCATGCCAACTACTTTGCCCATCCATACGATGTGGACATCTCGGTGAGGGGTCTGCTGAAGGCCATCAGTCTGATGAACCAACGGGGCATGCAGACTATCAATGCCCGGCTGTGGGAGAAGAAGATCCCCACCTGCAAGCAGCATCCCTACAAGAGCTGGGCCTACTGGGCCTGCTATGTGAGGCACTTCACCTTCACCATCTACCATTATTCGGGTACCGCCAAGATGGGTCCCAAATCCGACCGTGCTGCGGTGGTCGACCATCGCCTGAGGGTGCATGGCATCAAGAATCTTCGAGTGGCCGATGCCAGCATTATGCCGGAGATCATGTCCGGACATCCCAATGGGCCCGTCTTCATGATCGCCGAGAAGGCAGCCGATATGATCAAGGAGGATCATGGTTTCATTCAGTGAACATCCGTCTGCCGGCAAAATCCCCCAGTCCAAAGTTGATTTCCACAATCAGGTGTAAGCCCCATTTACACTGGCCTGCCACCATTTTGTTATCCTGCCCCCACATCATATCATATCGCAAATCTCCGGCTGGTGTCAAATGGGGCTTACGTTTTAGTTAAGGCTTTCGAATATCGTTTGTTATTATCTGTAATTCTCTCTTGCCTGAACTGATTCTAGTTTAAGTTTAGGAATGTAAGCTACGTAtgcataaataaatcaatataAGTTTTATGTGTACCTTAAACAaagattgttttctatttgGGGGGAATAATTGAATGGCGAAAATTCTATACTTCTAGAGGCTTTAAGAGGTGATTGGATCGCTATCAGGAGATTTTATCAGCATGGGCCAAATGGGtgcaaaaaaaattgtagCTAGGTATATGataggaaaaaaaataaatagactTTATTTTTAGCAACTAGCCATCAAAGAATCAATTGTTATTGGTCTTAAGACTGATGTGCTAAAATAAATCTGACATTGACATTGAATTTTACTGAATCTCATTTCTCGCCTTCGTCTCATCTATTTCAATAGGAATTTTTCATGCTAATCAATTTGTGGCTTCATAATCGAAATCCAAGAAATCCATGAAGTTGACCGCTTGTTTGACGattttttgtttcgttttaTTAGACGCCTTTGTTTTGAGTCTCTCCCAATCTTTTTATTGTTGCGGAAATGATTTTTTGCCTTactcttgttttttttttaagctatTAAGTTGGTGTTAATATTTTGACGAGTGTTTTGTCTGATGGTTTTAGGTGCTGAGTCTTTGGTTTTATATCGGTTTAATTTGCATTGATTTGACCTTAGAATTATTTATGTATGTAGAGTGGGTATAAATCTGTCGAAAATTGAGAATAATTGCTGCAGCAGAATTAAATTTGTTGGGCCTCCCAAGGGTAGActatgttaaaaataaatttaagtcGGACTTAAACTTGGCTAAAAGCTCTTGCCCATTTCATTTCGACCTGGCTTAAAAGCTCGCTTAGATTCTTTATCTGCCCGTTTTAAAAttcttaatataaatataacttataagttttataattttaacaaggaagaacgctatagtcgagtacctcgactatcagatacccgttactcagctaaagggaccaaaggaaaatggagatatgcaagcagcaaatgcgccacctaccggcggtagacagatttaagcgttgtgggcgttagagtgggcgtggcaaagttttttttaaatcaatcgataggtattgacgaggctaatacatttcagttaacattttttatctagcataaaaattgtgggcgccacagatttgggcggtttgtgggcgttagagtgggcgtggcatatttgcgtaacaaacttgcgctgcgctcaagcctacggaatctaaatctgaaatcccggttctctatctttgatattttccgagatatccgcgttcatattaacgattttttgaagtttgtgggcggtttgtgggcgttatagtgggcgtggcaaacttttttttgggtcaatcggtaggtattgatgagaacaatacatttcagttaaaatttttgttctagcatcaaaactgtagaatccacagttttgtgcggtttgtgggcgtttgagtgggcgtggcactcttttgaaataaacttgcgctgcgcaggaatctcaggaatctgcatgccaaatcccagtattgtagctcttatagtttccgagatctcagcgttcatacggacagacggacagacggacagacggacatggctagatcgactcggctagtgatcctgatcaagaatatatatactttatggggtcggaaacgcttccttctgcctgttacatactttccgacgaatctagtatacccttttactctacgagtaacgggtataaaaataggttAGAAATTCATTGGAATGTGTTGCACTTGTTTATAATCCGAAAATCCTAACCCCAGTGGGAACACGTAACAAAATCTCCTTTCCCATCGTAAAAAGTCACTATGGTTACGCCAGACTTTTCATTAACACAAATTGAAATATTCATGAATCAAGGGGGCGGTTCCAGTCGTTAAAAAAAAAGGCAAACACAAAAGAGACATATTTTGAATGCAATTGCCATGACCAAAACAAGGCCCATCCTCCAGATTTTGGACCATATCCTCTGTCTAAGCCCTGTCCTGCTCATTTATTTCGTTTCCTGCTGGGATTTGTAAGGGAACCCATTGACTTGGGTTTGGGGTTGGAGGAACTGCATCCATATGTTGGGGGTTGATGCCGCTGCATTGGACCACCCCTGTATCCCTTTATCCCATTTCtgactatttgttttttttttcggctaGACCCAAAGTCCTTTAATCCgctttggttttgttttgttcTTGATTATTATGCTCCATGGGGTGGAATATATTAACCCTTGAGTGCCCGCTGCTGATGCTTCAATCTTCAAAGTCTCAACTGGCAGACCAGCAGCATTCAAATATATAAGCCCAGCCAGAACAAGTTGCCCATCCAAGTGCCATTGAACCGGGCTCAGATGCAAAGACCAAGCCAAAGATACAcagaaaaaatgtatacaaaattgtttaatatcaAAATTCCTAGCTATGTGGAAGAAATACTCGTTCCCATGTACCCAGAACAAGTCTTAAACAAcactacattttttttctctgcATTAGGAAAGAGATAGATAGACGGAAAATGAAAGAGAGGCACAACCGTAGAGATGAGCAAGCAGAAAGCGCAAATTAGCAAGTGGCAATAAAAATTCTGAGACAATCTTGGCCTGTTTTGGCCCTACAAACCCGGCCACCAAGTCAACCAACTCATCAGCGAAGAAAGACGGAGAGATGCGGAGAAAGGCTGCGAGAGAGAGACAGGGAGAGAGGGGGATAGAGATCAGTCAGGGAGAACCAAACCGGCAAGATTATCCACAGTGGAGcaggtttaaaaataaaatttcaataaGCATGCAGTTCAATTCTGGTTTGAAAGGCTCTTCCAAAATtacagtttttaaaataataataaagccACTCATTAAATAAACTCCTTATCTTTGGCAATTAAAAGCAAATTAAAGTCATCATTTTCAATAACAATGTTAtgagttttaaaatatt includes these proteins:
- the LOC119558232 gene encoding glucose dehydrogenase [FAD, quinone]; its protein translation is MMASNTVIFMGLCLIYMATWDLRISAQDSNNVLFETINFLRRGQADVELENYDNNLVLDSEYDFIVVGAGTAGCALAARLSENPLWRVLLLEAGGPERLVMDVPIVAHFLQLGEMNWKYRTQPSDHACLAMNNNRCNWPRGKVMGGSSVLNYMMYTRGNRRDYDRWEALGNPGWSFKDVLPYFKKYEGSSVPDAEEDYVGRNGPVKVSYVNWRSKIAEAFVEASQQDGLKYRDYNGRIQNGVAFLHTTTRNSTRWSSNRAYLYPLKGKRSNLHVKKNALVTKVLIDPQTKTAYGIMVQTEGRMQKILAKREVIVSAGAINTPQLLMLSGVGPAKHLREVGIKPVADLAVGYNLQDHTAPAVTFTTNATSLKFEDFSDPTLINRFNRMEGPYGSPGGCEAIAFWDLDHERDEDGWPDIELFLVGGSMSSNPAISRAFGLKKSIYDSLFAEIEDKSLNAFMIFPMILRPKSRGRIMLKSSDPFKYPLIHANYFAHPYDVDISVRGLLKAISLMNQRGMQTINARLWEKKIPTCKQHPYKSWAYWACYVRHFTFTIYHYSGTAKMGPKSDRAAVVDHRLRVHGIKNLRVADASIMPEIMSGHPNGPVFMIAEKAADMIKEDHGFIQ